In Cotesia glomerata isolate CgM1 linkage group LG3, MPM_Cglom_v2.3, whole genome shotgun sequence, one genomic interval encodes:
- the LOC123260801 gene encoding probable serine/threonine-protein kinase DDB_G0272254 — protein sequence MALSVAISLSDLELEDTELDALTYIFMEQKVKTAKKKSRSNIKRRKFDIDDNNNSNNDNNNNNDNDNNNNNNNSIDNKNNKFNKRISRSSKLGMKSVSKTSKNKKRGQRHPRKNKSDSEDTEGSIVPQDSQYSGSTETEAEAKEDSALPPSINFFEGLRFYQHLLNPVPMVIGEMLCQQPMTREESYRLKRPLGGMVTKNKQPRVMYNQRNILNLEANLRNFNWQVTWKVGQDGSTGVSSEGQLDEDFDCDVLACCSHCDFEEPI from the exons ATGGCGTTATCTGTGGCGATTTCATTAAGTGATTTGGAACTGGAGGATACGGAATTGGATGCTTTGACTTATATTTTCATGGAGCAGAAAGTCAAGACCGCGAAGAAAAAGTCCAGAAGTAACATTAAACGGAGAAAATTCGatattgatgataataataatagtaataatgataataataataataatgataatgataataataataacaataataatagtattgataataaaaataataagttcaACAAAAGAATTTCGAGGTCATCAAAACTAGGGATGAAGTCGGTATCAAAGACctccaaaaacaaaaaacgaGGCCAACGCCACCCGAGGAAGAACAAATCGGACTCTGAAGATACTGAAGGGAGCATTGTACCGCAGGACTCGCAATACTCTGGTAGTACAGAGACAGAAGCAGAAGCAAAAGAAGATTCCGCTTTGCCCCCGTCGATAAACTTTTTTGAAGGCCTCCGATTTTACCAACATCTGCTGAATCCGGTTCCGATGGTAATTGGAGAAATGCTTTGTCAGCAGCCGATGACTCGCGAGGAGTCTTACCGGCTAAAAAGGCCTCTAGGAGGCATGGTAACAAAGAACAAGCAACCGAGGGTAATGTACAATCAGAGAAACATTTTGAATCTGGAGGCCAATCTTAGGAACTTTAACTGGCAGGTCACTTGGAAGGTTGGTCAGGATGGTTCTACGGGAGTCAGCTCTGAGGGTCAGCTTGACGAGGACTTTGATTGTGATGTATTG GCATGTTGCAGCCATTGTGATTTCGAGGAACCTATTTAA